A window of Apium graveolens cultivar Ventura chromosome 8, ASM990537v1, whole genome shotgun sequence contains these coding sequences:
- the LOC141678982 gene encoding acyl carrier protein 1, chloroplastic-like — MASLTVSFTFLSTPIKQNQGLARGLVSVPVKAKSFGPLKLRNAPLRFRVSCAAKPETVEKVCEIVKKQLALPATTEVSGESKFAALGADSLDTVEIVMGLEEEFGISVEEESAQTIATVQDAADLIEKLCEKKE; from the exons ATGGCTTCTCTCACTGTTTCTTTCACCTTTCTTTCAACACCCATCAAGCAAAACCAG GGACTTGCCCGTGGTTTGGTTTCAGTTCCTGTCAAAGCTAAGTCCTTTGGGCCACTCAAGCTGCGCAATGCACCACTTCGCTTCAGAGTGTCATGTGCT GCTAAACCTGAGACAGTGGAGAAGGTGTGTGAGATTGTGAAGAAACAATTGGCCCTGCCAGCTACTACTGAAGTTTCGGGCGAATCAAAGTTTGCAGCACTTGGGGCTGATTCTCTCGATACG GTTGAGATTGTGATGGGATTAGAGGAGGAATTTGGGATCAGTGTGGAAGAAGAAAGTGCTCAGACCATTGCTACTGTTCAAGATGCAGCGGATCTGATTGAGAAGCTTTGCGAGAAAAAGGAGTAA